The window CTTGTGCTTGAGCTGCACGCTGCCGGTGAACCGGTTCACGTCCTGCCAGTCCTGGTAGGCCGACCGGTACGCCTCGGGCAGCGCGCTGTGGAAGCCGCGGCGCGGGGTGTTGAGGTTGGCTGGGGTGGCGAAGAAGGTCGTCCACGCCGCGCCGCCGCCGCCCGCCTCCAGGCCCAGGCTGGTGCGGCCCGACGTGTATCCCAGGCTGGCGTTGATGTCCACCTTGGCGCTGGGCGTCGCGGCCACGTTCGCCCGCCCGCTGAACCGGTGCACGGTGTTGTTGGGCTCGATGCCCTCGTCGCGCACCAGCCCGCCGCCTACGAAGTAGCGCACCGTGGGGCTGCCGCCGCTGGCGCCCAGGTTGTACTCCGAGACGCGGCCGTTCTGCCAGATGGGGTGCCCGCGCTGGTCCTCCGCTCGCACCATGTTGAGGCTGTCGACCTGGCCCGTGAGCGGGTTCACGCCGTAGTTGTTCCACACCCGGCCTTCGGGGTTCTGGAACCAGTTGGCTCCCTGCTTCACGTGCAGGTCGAAGCGCGTGCCGCCCTGCTGCCCGTGCTTGGTGGTGATCTGCACCACGCCGTGCGACGCCTCGGTGCCGTACAGGGTGGACGCCGCCGGCCCTTTGATGATCTCGATGCTCTCGATCTCCTGTGGGTCCAGGTCGTCGAAGCGCGAGATGACGCTGGAGCCGAAGCCCTGGTTGATGGGCCCCGTCGCCGCGCGGTTGTCCACCCGCACGCCGTCGATGTAGATGAGCGGCTCCTGCGCCAACGAGAGCGACGAGACGCCGCGCACGCGGATGCGCGCGCCGCCGCCCACCATGCCCGTGCCGGGGATCACCACCACGCCGGGGGCGCGCCCGTTGAGCAGGTCCTGCACGGAGTTCACCGGCGCCGTGGCCACCACCTGCGCCGCGTCGATCTTGGCGACCGTGGTGCCGATGGCGCGCCGCTGCGTGCCGCCCGCCGTGCCCGTGGCCACCAGCGCGTCGAGCGACAGCGCGCTCTCGGCCAAGGAGATGCGCAGCGACGTGTCGCCCACGCGCACGGTGCGGGTCACGCGCTGGAAGCCGAGGCGCTGCACCGTGAGCGTGGCCTGCGTGCCGCCCACGCCCGAGATGGCGAAGCGCCCTGCCGCGTCGGTGAGCACGCGCAACGTCGTGCCCGTGACCGTCACCTGCGCGCCCGCCACCGGCTGCTGGGCGGGAGAGGACAGCACCACCCCCGCCACCTCGCCGCCCTGCGCCGCCGCGCCGCCGGGCGCGAAGGCGAGCGCCAGCGCGGCCAGCGCGGCCGAGGCGAGACGGCGCATGGGCCGCGGAGGAGCGAGGCGGGGCGGAGGAAGCTCGGTGCCCGGACGGTGGCCTGGGGGCATGGGGGATCTCCTGTGTGGCACGGTGGAGAGCGGGGCCGCGCGGCCGCCGGAGCGGGCGGGCCCAGGGTTGCGCGCGTGCGCGCGCGAGGCGGTGAGGAAGTCAGCGCGGCGGGAGCGCGCGCGAATGGTCGTTGCAACGGCGGTAGAGGGCCGTTCGGGCCGTCCTGCGTAGGTTACGTCGGAGCGTGGGGGCACGCAAGAACTCCGTCCGCTTTCGCGGACGGAGTCTGCACGGGGCGCCCGGAAAAGACGCCCGGACCTCTGGATTTCGGAAGAGCGGGACCGGAGCGGCGTCAGCGCACGCCGGCGAGCGTGGCGGCGACGAGCAGCGCCCACTGGGTGCCCAGATGGCTGTCGCGCGTGTCGAAGCTCTCCGCGGGCGAGTGGGCGCCCTGCCCTCTGCCGCCACCGTCGATGGTCACCGCCGGGATGCCGAGGCTGATGGGGATGTTCGCGTCGGTGCTCGACGCGCCGGCCTGCGGGCTGAAGCCGAGCGCGCGCCCGGCGGCCTGCGCGGCGCGGACGATGGGCGCGTCCGGCCGCTGGGTGCCGGCGGGGCGCGTGCCGGTACGCTCGACCGCGACCGTCAGCCGCACAGGGCTGCGCGGCCACCGCGCGTTCTCGGCCGCCAGCGCCTGGCGGACCGCCGCCTTGAACGCCGCGTCCACGCGGTCCAGCGCGGCACGATCTACCGAGCGCATGTCCACGTCCATAGACGCCTCGGCGGCGATGGAGTTCACCGAGGTGCCGCCCTCCACCACGCCCACGTTGAACGTCACCTTGGGCGTGGAAGGCACCTGCAGGTCCGCGATGCGGGCGATGGCGCGGCCCAGCGCGTGGATGGGGCTGGGCATGCCGAAGTCGCCGTAGCTGTGGCCGCCGGGCCCGTGGAAGGTCACGCGGTAGCGGAAGCTGCCCACCGCGTCCTTGGTCAGGTTCAGCCCGTC of the Longimicrobiaceae bacterium genome contains:
- a CDS encoding M20/M25/M40 family metallo-hydrolase; the encoded protein is MNQSRARFAASVAFAAAALAVSSAAAAQVSRGSGPLVVPADNRAVRDALAYVQRNEPQTISDQIAVCEIPAPPFKEAVRAQEMRRRFAALGLRNVRIDAEGNVIGERPGDGDGPVVVLAGHLDTVFPEGTDVRVRRDGTVLHGPGIGDDCRGLAVLMGVARALDAGQVRTRSTLVFVADVGEEGPGNLRGVRSLFERELKGRVGYFVSVDGDGLNLTKDAVGSFRYRVTFHGPGGHSYGDFGMPSPIHALGRAIARIADLQVPSTPKVTFNVGVVEGGTSVNSIAAEASMDVDMRSVDRAALDRVDAAFKAAVRQALAAENARWPRSPVRLTVAVERTGTRPAGTQRPDAPIVRAAQAAGRALGFSPQAGASSTDANIPISLGIPAVTIDGGGRGQGAHSPAESFDTRDSHLGTQWALLVAATLAGVR